A region from the Marinobacter sp. SS13-12 genome encodes:
- a CDS encoding AEC family transporter has product MLAQILSTMLPVFLIAGCGAVYGRYRTPDIQGLNTLNMELFVPMLVFAVLADQQAPLQEYTSLALAATVVVLGSGIVLYPVARVLNLNLKTFLPPMMFNNSGNMGIPILVLAFGEAALPAAVVLFVVEMLLHFTVGIYMLDPHTSIIRRLRLPVIMASIAGLAVNFGGVPMPQWLLETLNMLGGVCIPLMLFTLGVRMLDVDFGDWKLGILGAIACPASGLILAWPMIAILDLPGLQVAALWVFAAMPSAVLNYMLAEQYQQEPEKVASLVLISNLGSIVVMPIVLGLVFAAGYV; this is encoded by the coding sequence ATGCTTGCCCAGATCCTGTCCACGATGTTGCCGGTATTCCTGATTGCCGGCTGTGGTGCGGTTTACGGTCGCTACCGCACCCCCGATATCCAGGGCCTGAACACCCTTAACATGGAGCTGTTTGTGCCCATGCTGGTGTTTGCGGTGTTGGCAGACCAGCAGGCACCGCTGCAGGAATACACCAGCCTGGCGCTGGCGGCTACGGTTGTGGTTCTGGGCTCAGGCATTGTCCTCTACCCTGTGGCCAGGGTCCTGAACCTGAATCTGAAAACTTTCCTGCCGCCGATGATGTTCAACAACTCCGGCAACATGGGTATCCCGATACTGGTGTTGGCGTTCGGCGAGGCAGCCCTGCCGGCGGCCGTTGTGCTGTTTGTTGTGGAGATGCTGCTGCACTTTACCGTGGGCATCTATATGCTCGATCCGCACACCTCCATCATCAGAAGGCTTCGCCTGCCCGTTATTATGGCGAGTATCGCCGGCCTTGCCGTCAATTTCGGCGGCGTACCCATGCCCCAGTGGTTGCTGGAAACCCTGAACATGCTTGGCGGTGTCTGTATCCCCCTGATGCTGTTTACCCTCGGGGTGCGCATGCTGGATGTGGATTTCGGCGACTGGAAACTGGGCATCCTCGGCGCCATTGCCTGCCCCGCCTCCGGGCTGATCCTGGCCTGGCCGATGATTGCGATACTCGATCTCCCCGGCCTGCAGGTGGCCGCCCTCTGGGTCTTTGCCGCCATGCCATCCGCCGTGCTGAACTACATGTTGGCGGAACAATACCAGCAGGAGCCAGAAAAAGTTGCGTCACTGGTTCTGATCAGCAACCTCGGCAGCATTGTGGTGATGCCCATCGTGCTGGGCCTGGTGTTTGCGGCAGGCTATGTCTGA
- a CDS encoding pyridoxal phosphate-dependent aminotransferase, translating into MPDSFDRHLQRENTCSVKFDARKAVFGREDVIPLWVADMDFAAPAAVTQALEERARHPVYGYTLFPESLYTSIIDWFRSRHGWTIERDWLVMAPGVVPSLHAAALAFAKEGEGVIIQPPVYPPFFSAIRKTGRVVIENPLEQVDGLYQMNLGHLEACAAREDARVLLLCSPHNPVGRVWTESELTAVLAIARRHNLIVLSDEIHCDLTYPDKPAHQVLARLAGEEDALVTAVAPSKTFNMPGLGLSALVVANAEHRKALKEGFDAMHMNQCNPFSIAGFEAGYRHGGQWLDELMVYLQGNRDFVMDYVEQHLPAIQVTEPEGTYLLWLDCRALEMDDSELKRFFVHQAGIGMNPGITFGEAGRGFMRMNIGCPRQVLQTALEQIRQAMASVSG; encoded by the coding sequence GTGCCTGACTCTTTCGACCGACACCTTCAGCGGGAGAATACCTGCTCGGTAAAATTCGATGCCCGCAAGGCAGTGTTCGGCCGCGAGGATGTTATTCCGCTCTGGGTGGCGGACATGGATTTTGCGGCACCGGCGGCGGTCACGCAAGCTCTGGAGGAGCGGGCGAGGCACCCGGTGTACGGTTATACACTGTTCCCGGAAAGCCTCTACACCTCCATTATTGACTGGTTCCGGAGCCGCCATGGCTGGACCATCGAGCGGGACTGGTTAGTGATGGCTCCGGGAGTGGTTCCTTCCCTCCATGCTGCGGCACTGGCGTTTGCAAAGGAAGGCGAGGGCGTGATTATCCAGCCGCCGGTCTATCCGCCCTTTTTCAGCGCCATTCGAAAAACCGGCCGGGTAGTGATCGAGAATCCGCTGGAGCAGGTGGATGGACTATATCAAATGAATCTTGGACACCTGGAGGCCTGCGCGGCACGGGAAGATGCCAGGGTGCTATTGCTGTGTTCACCCCATAATCCGGTGGGCCGTGTATGGACCGAAAGTGAGCTAACGGCGGTCCTGGCGATTGCCCGGCGGCATAACCTGATAGTGCTGTCGGATGAGATTCACTGTGACCTGACCTATCCCGACAAGCCTGCTCACCAGGTACTGGCTCGCCTGGCCGGGGAGGAGGACGCCCTGGTTACCGCTGTAGCGCCCAGCAAAACCTTCAACATGCCCGGTCTGGGGCTGTCGGCACTGGTGGTGGCCAATGCCGAGCATCGCAAGGCATTGAAAGAGGGTTTCGATGCCATGCACATGAACCAGTGCAACCCGTTCAGCATCGCCGGATTTGAAGCCGGTTACCGCCACGGAGGCCAGTGGCTCGATGAACTCATGGTCTACCTGCAAGGCAATCGTGACTTCGTGATGGACTACGTTGAGCAGCACTTGCCCGCCATTCAGGTGACCGAACCGGAGGGCACCTACCTGTTATGGCTGGATTGCCGTGCTCTGGAGATGGATGATTCAGAGCTGAAGCGATTCTTCGTGCATCAGGCCGGCATCGGCATGAACCCGGGCATTACCTTCGGGGAAGCGGGGCGTGGATTCATGCGGATGAACATTGGTTGCCCTCGGCAGGTATTGCAGACGGCTCTGGAACAAATCCGGCAGGCGATGGCGTCCGTGTCCGGTTAA
- a CDS encoding carbohydrate-binding protein has translation MDNRLARVLKWKAAMVFAAISTVVSAAPCDPEENTWVPSRYYPPGSAVFHKGQWYESRQHHEGKTPGADFEWKKLESAPDCHQREDSPHADSMRKDDPQQPRARGRDPQEPAVDTRNKTRQACDETGPWSFGASYTVGQVAIHEGQAYRAIRPSNGQMPGMSQPPHWQPVDHPCRSEPASGD, from the coding sequence ATGGATAATCGCTTGGCAAGAGTCTTGAAATGGAAGGCCGCAATGGTGTTCGCGGCAATCAGCACGGTGGTTTCTGCCGCCCCCTGTGACCCGGAAGAAAACACCTGGGTCCCGAGCCGCTATTACCCTCCTGGCTCAGCCGTGTTTCATAAGGGCCAATGGTACGAATCCCGCCAACACCACGAAGGCAAAACGCCAGGGGCGGATTTCGAGTGGAAAAAGCTGGAATCCGCACCGGACTGCCACCAAAGGGAAGACAGCCCCCATGCCGACAGCATGAGGAAGGATGATCCTCAACAACCGCGGGCACGGGGCCGGGATCCGCAGGAACCCGCGGTGGATACCCGCAATAAAACCAGGCAGGCCTGTGATGAAACCGGGCCCTGGAGCTTTGGCGCCAGCTACACCGTCGGTCAGGTGGCCATCCATGAAGGCCAGGCCTATCGCGCCATACGTCCCAGCAATGGCCAGATGCCGGGCATGAGTCAGCCTCCCCACTGGCAGCCGGTTGACCATCCCTGCAGGAGCGAACCGGCTAGCGGGGATTAA
- a CDS encoding DMT family transporter, which translates to MSSDTPKSLWLAYVGLVLTPLFWAGNAVVAKGVVGEIPPLSMSFWRWVIALVILLPFGLPGVWRQRQLIRQYWLSILALSTFSVAAFNSLLYFAAVTTSATNIALINATIPIMVALLAWVLLGDRTRPVQALGIGLAVLGILAVVARGDLSVLTGLQAQPGDLIMVLAVFSWGLFSVLLRRQAVPLPPLTFLTVQIACGTLVILPFFLVDLVFFSGGFELNQSTALPMMYFAIFPGILAYGFWNHGVHRIGPARAAIFMYLTPVFASVMAGIFLGERLGLFHIVGGLLILAGLFLATRTNELRRKYR; encoded by the coding sequence GTGTCTTCAGATACCCCCAAATCGTTGTGGCTGGCCTATGTCGGCCTGGTTCTGACCCCATTGTTCTGGGCCGGCAACGCCGTTGTCGCCAAAGGCGTGGTGGGAGAGATTCCGCCGCTGTCCATGTCGTTCTGGCGCTGGGTGATCGCTCTGGTGATTCTGTTACCCTTTGGATTGCCGGGGGTATGGCGTCAGCGCCAGCTGATTCGGCAGTACTGGCTGTCGATACTGGCCCTGTCTACCTTCAGCGTCGCGGCCTTCAATTCACTGCTCTACTTTGCCGCGGTGACCACCAGCGCCACCAATATCGCACTGATTAATGCCACCATCCCCATCATGGTGGCATTGCTGGCCTGGGTGTTGCTGGGAGACCGCACCCGCCCGGTGCAGGCGCTGGGTATCGGGCTGGCTGTACTGGGCATTCTGGCGGTTGTTGCCAGGGGAGACCTTTCGGTGCTTACCGGCCTGCAGGCACAGCCCGGCGACCTGATCATGGTGCTGGCGGTGTTCAGTTGGGGCCTGTTCTCGGTGCTGCTTCGCCGCCAGGCCGTACCGCTGCCACCGCTGACATTCCTGACCGTGCAGATCGCCTGCGGCACCCTGGTGATACTGCCGTTTTTCCTGGTGGACCTGGTGTTTTTCTCGGGCGGGTTTGAACTGAACCAGTCGACCGCTCTGCCGATGATGTATTTTGCCATCTTCCCCGGTATTCTGGCCTACGGGTTCTGGAACCACGGGGTACACCGGATTGGCCCGGCCAGGGCGGCCATCTTCATGTACCTGACCCCGGTGTTCGCTTCGGTAATGGCGGGAATATTCCTCGGTGAACGGCTTGGCCTGTTCCACATTGTCGGTGGCCTGCTGATCCTCGCTGGGCTTTTCCTGGCGACCCGCACCAACGAGCTTCGCCGCAAATACCGCTGA
- a CDS encoding succinylglutamate desuccinylase/aspartoacylase family protein: MPYRWLTHLFRAGLISTFCGSLVALPAAHAEQTAESDTQEVLVAELAEDESVEDVEHSEPLRPSEPKDNEPAPAPAETSAEEKSAKEAPEQADAAEPQEPVAEDQSEQTKQPEQQEEASSLEMLGANVPPGTATRLSWSPAIQGAGLSQPTPVLVVNGAKPGPTLCLTGAVHGDELNGIEIIRRTMYDLEPNKLSGSVVGVPIVNLPGFQQGSRYLPDRRDLNRHFPGSTHGSLADRIAHSLFESVIRHCDMLVDIHTGSLKRTNLPQLRADMNNPDVAELTRGFDRMAVVHSTGSPGMLRYAAIEAGIRAVTMEAGESLRIQEHQIKAGVNSLTSLMDKEGMISRMFVWGDPEPVYYDSEWVRAEHGGILFSEIKLGAKVGEGEILGYVSDPITNEQHPIRARIDGRIIGMAVDQVVMAGFAAYHVGTEAEVPGE, translated from the coding sequence ATGCCGTACCGCTGGCTGACACATCTGTTTCGCGCTGGCCTGATTTCCACATTCTGCGGCAGCCTGGTAGCCCTGCCGGCTGCCCACGCGGAGCAAACCGCTGAATCCGATACACAGGAAGTCCTTGTCGCAGAGCTTGCCGAAGACGAGAGTGTTGAGGATGTGGAGCACTCCGAACCCCTGCGGCCGTCGGAGCCTAAGGACAATGAACCTGCTCCAGCTCCGGCTGAAACTTCCGCTGAAGAAAAGAGCGCCAAAGAAGCACCGGAACAGGCTGACGCAGCAGAACCGCAAGAGCCGGTAGCGGAAGATCAGAGCGAACAAACGAAACAACCTGAACAACAGGAAGAAGCTTCCAGCCTTGAGATGCTCGGGGCAAATGTCCCTCCCGGAACAGCCACGCGGCTGTCCTGGTCACCCGCTATCCAGGGTGCCGGGTTGTCTCAGCCAACCCCCGTACTGGTGGTTAACGGCGCCAAGCCCGGCCCCACCCTGTGCCTGACCGGTGCGGTGCACGGTGATGAACTCAACGGTATAGAAATCATTCGTCGTACCATGTACGACCTGGAGCCGAACAAGCTGTCGGGCAGCGTTGTCGGGGTCCCCATCGTCAATCTGCCCGGTTTTCAGCAAGGCAGCCGCTACCTGCCGGATCGCCGTGACCTTAACCGGCATTTTCCCGGCAGTACCCATGGCAGCCTGGCAGACCGCATTGCCCATTCGCTGTTCGAAAGCGTGATTCGCCACTGCGACATGCTGGTGGATATCCACACCGGATCGCTCAAGCGCACCAATCTGCCCCAGTTGAGGGCTGATATGAACAACCCTGACGTGGCCGAACTGACCCGCGGGTTTGACCGCATGGCCGTGGTCCACAGCACCGGCAGTCCCGGCATGCTTCGCTATGCCGCGATTGAAGCCGGTATCCGCGCTGTCACCATGGAGGCGGGCGAATCCCTGCGGATACAGGAGCACCAGATCAAAGCCGGCGTCAACAGCCTGACCAGTCTGATGGACAAGGAAGGTATGATTTCGAGGATGTTCGTCTGGGGTGACCCGGAGCCGGTGTACTACGACTCGGAATGGGTACGCGCTGAGCACGGCGGTATACTGTTCAGTGAGATCAAGCTCGGTGCCAAAGTTGGTGAAGGTGAGATCCTTGGTTACGTTTCAGACCCTATTACCAATGAACAACACCCCATCCGCGCCAGAATCGATGGCCGGATTATCGGAATGGCCGTGGATCAGGTTGTCATGGCAGGCTTTGCCGCCTACCACGTTGGTACGGAGGCAGAAGTGCCCGGAGAGTAG
- a CDS encoding YqaE/Pmp3 family membrane protein, with product MDLLRILIAILLPPLGVFLQVGIGKHFWINIVLTLLGYIPGIVHAVWIIAKK from the coding sequence ATGGATCTTTTGCGAATTCTTATTGCGATTTTGTTACCGCCGTTGGGGGTATTTTTACAAGTGGGAATCGGAAAGCACTTCTGGATCAACATTGTGTTGACCCTTCTTGGCTATATTCCGGGTATCGTCCACGCGGTGTGGATTATCGCAAAGAAATAA
- a CDS encoding MBL fold metallo-hydrolase, whose product MEIRPAATLVLTKDTAEGLQVLLLQRTWEAVFMPGFFVFPGGSVDDQDIGGRQHAVGRGDSDISQTMSLDEGGADFMLAAVRECFEEAGVLLALDENGKEVTPKHPVHEDRDALFQGELTVAELCQRHKLTIPLDRLAYLGHWITPPGPPRRFDTRFFVAVAPEDQLASHDGVETIDHVWLSPAQALEDHRCGLRLLGLPTIRTLRILSDFDTTGEVMRYAHANPPEPYPSKSWPAVKKGKSVMLEPGAPAYDEAAKLDPEGEGSTRAEIVPGEPVEVAAGVVRLTAPNPGMMTGPGTNTYILGHKRFTVLDPGPDNATHIERILEITGGAIDQVVVTHTHQDHSPGTVALKARTGCRVYGQPAPEGAAQDPTFAPDEEPVHGDAILTDAGTLRVLHTPGHASNHLCYLLMEQELLFSGDHVMQGSTVVINPPDGDMGAYLESLYDLLDEPVRYIAPAHGFLMGHPEAVIDYLITHRLAREHKVARVLKDLKTASLKALTADAYDDVPAAIHGVAARSALAHLLKLERDGRAAKEGEIWHATSHT is encoded by the coding sequence ATGGAAATTCGCCCTGCTGCAACGCTGGTTCTGACAAAAGATACGGCCGAGGGTCTACAAGTATTGCTGCTCCAGCGCACTTGGGAAGCGGTCTTTATGCCGGGCTTTTTTGTCTTCCCCGGTGGATCCGTAGACGACCAGGATATCGGCGGGCGACAGCATGCCGTGGGGCGAGGTGATAGTGACATCAGCCAGACCATGAGTCTGGATGAAGGTGGTGCTGACTTTATGCTGGCTGCGGTTCGGGAATGTTTTGAAGAAGCCGGTGTTTTGTTGGCGCTGGATGAGAATGGGAAGGAGGTAACTCCGAAGCACCCGGTTCATGAGGACCGCGATGCTCTCTTCCAGGGTGAATTGACCGTCGCGGAGCTGTGCCAGCGGCACAAACTAACGATTCCGCTGGACCGGCTGGCCTACCTGGGGCACTGGATTACGCCACCCGGACCGCCCCGCCGGTTTGATACCCGGTTTTTCGTGGCAGTGGCGCCGGAGGACCAGCTTGCGAGCCATGACGGGGTGGAGACGATTGATCATGTCTGGCTGAGCCCTGCGCAGGCACTGGAGGATCACCGCTGTGGCCTTCGGTTGCTGGGCCTGCCCACCATCCGCACGCTGCGGATACTGAGCGATTTCGATACCACGGGCGAGGTGATGCGTTACGCTCATGCCAATCCGCCCGAGCCCTATCCCAGCAAGTCATGGCCGGCGGTGAAGAAGGGGAAGTCGGTGATGCTGGAGCCTGGGGCGCCGGCGTATGACGAAGCCGCCAAGCTGGATCCAGAGGGGGAAGGCTCGACCCGCGCGGAGATAGTGCCCGGTGAACCGGTGGAAGTCGCAGCCGGTGTGGTGCGGCTGACGGCCCCGAATCCGGGGATGATGACCGGGCCCGGCACCAATACCTATATACTGGGGCACAAACGATTCACGGTACTGGACCCGGGGCCGGACAATGCCACCCATATTGAACGGATTCTGGAAATCACCGGCGGGGCGATCGATCAGGTGGTGGTGACCCACACCCACCAGGACCATTCGCCCGGCACCGTCGCGCTGAAAGCCAGGACCGGGTGCCGTGTTTATGGTCAGCCGGCGCCGGAAGGGGCCGCCCAGGACCCGACCTTTGCTCCCGATGAGGAACCGGTCCACGGAGATGCGATTTTAACCGACGCGGGCACGCTGAGAGTGCTTCACACGCCGGGCCATGCCTCCAACCACCTGTGTTACCTGCTGATGGAGCAGGAACTTCTGTTTTCCGGTGATCACGTTATGCAGGGCTCGACGGTGGTGATCAATCCCCCGGATGGCGATATGGGAGCCTACCTGGAGTCCCTGTACGATCTGCTGGACGAGCCGGTACGCTACATTGCCCCGGCGCACGGTTTTCTGATGGGGCACCCGGAAGCGGTTATCGATTACCTGATTACCCACCGGTTGGCCCGGGAGCACAAGGTGGCTCGGGTGCTGAAAGACCTGAAAACAGCAAGCCTGAAGGCGTTGACGGCGGACGCTTACGACGACGTCCCGGCTGCCATCCATGGTGTTGCAGCCCGTTCGGCGCTAGCCCATCTGTTGAAGCTGGAGAGGGATGGCAGGGCAGCAAAGGAAGGCGAGATCTGGCATGCCACTTCCCACACCTGA
- a CDS encoding thioesterase family protein yields MARIKLSFPDDAFYFETRMPVRITDINGANHLGNDALISMLSEARAQFLVNYGVQEADKDGVGIIVTDLATMYQSESFFPEMLRFEVGLMDFNKYGGDFVFRVTKAESGQPVALAKYGFVFFNYQRKSVVPMPESFRARFSDH; encoded by the coding sequence TTGGCCCGTATCAAGCTCTCTTTCCCGGATGATGCCTTCTATTTTGAAACCAGGATGCCGGTACGCATCACCGATATCAATGGTGCCAACCACCTGGGCAACGATGCGCTCATATCCATGTTGTCGGAAGCCAGGGCCCAGTTTCTGGTGAACTATGGCGTTCAGGAGGCCGACAAAGACGGCGTGGGCATCATCGTCACCGACCTGGCGACCATGTACCAGTCCGAATCCTTCTTTCCGGAAATGCTCAGGTTTGAAGTGGGGCTGATGGACTTCAACAAATACGGGGGCGATTTCGTCTTTCGGGTCACGAAGGCTGAAAGCGGGCAACCAGTGGCCCTGGCCAAATACGGCTTTGTGTTCTTCAACTATCAGCGCAAGTCCGTCGTGCCGATGCCCGAAAGCTTCCGGGCACGGTTTTCCGATCACTGA
- a CDS encoding Na+/H+ antiporter subunit G, with product MNGSEMPLLLELVITFFLVAGAIVALIGSIGLARLKDVYMRLHGPTKASTLGVGCILVASLLYFSFLKGGLSVQEALVTLFLFVTAPVSAHMMAKAALHRKLKCSPQTRSGPPDQ from the coding sequence ATGAACGGTTCAGAGATGCCCCTGCTTCTGGAGCTGGTTATTACCTTCTTCCTGGTGGCGGGCGCCATTGTAGCGCTGATCGGCTCCATTGGTCTGGCGCGACTGAAGGACGTCTACATGCGACTGCATGGGCCCACCAAGGCCAGCACCCTCGGCGTGGGCTGTATCCTGGTGGCGTCCTTGCTGTATTTCAGTTTTCTGAAAGGCGGGTTGTCGGTCCAGGAGGCGCTGGTGACCCTGTTCCTGTTTGTGACGGCGCCGGTCAGCGCCCATATGATGGCGAAGGCGGCGCTGCACCGGAAGCTGAAGTGCTCCCCCCAGACCCGCAGTGGGCCGCCGGATCAGTGA
- a CDS encoding K+/H+ antiporter subunit F — translation MIATVIPFVIGVFCIAVLLNLYRLAIGPDIVDRILALDTLMINSIALIVLADIQMSLGILFEAALLIALMGFVGTVAMTKYLLRGDVIE, via the coding sequence GTGATTGCTACCGTGATTCCATTTGTCATCGGAGTGTTCTGCATCGCTGTGCTGCTCAACCTTTACCGGCTGGCGATCGGGCCCGACATTGTCGACCGGATTCTTGCCCTGGACACTCTGATGATCAACAGCATTGCCCTGATTGTGCTGGCGGACATCCAGATGTCGCTGGGCATTCTGTTCGAGGCGGCCCTGCTGATTGCGCTGATGGGGTTCGTCGGTACCGTGGCCATGACCAAGTACCTGCTGAGGGGGGATGTAATCGAATGA
- a CDS encoding Na+/H+ antiporter subunit E, whose product MNRREFWLPRPLFSLFLALLWLLMVNSFSVAHMLLGLVLGVFIPFVTRSFWPEQAKVRYLLPLLRYFLVLMVDIVRSNLIVARRILWYPNQLTPGFVIFPLELDDDFAITILASTISLTPGTVTAHYDSDAGTLLIHALHVTDEDALVRQIKDQYERPLKEIFQ is encoded by the coding sequence ATGAACCGTCGCGAATTCTGGCTGCCAAGACCGCTGTTCTCTCTGTTCCTGGCGCTGCTCTGGTTGTTGATGGTCAACAGTTTTTCGGTCGCTCACATGCTGCTGGGGCTGGTCCTGGGTGTTTTCATTCCTTTCGTAACCCGGTCATTCTGGCCGGAACAGGCCAAGGTGCGCTATCTGCTGCCGCTTCTGCGGTACTTCCTGGTATTGATGGTAGACATCGTGCGCTCAAACCTGATCGTGGCAAGGCGTATCCTCTGGTACCCCAACCAGTTAACGCCGGGCTTTGTCATCTTTCCCCTGGAACTGGATGACGACTTCGCCATCACCATTCTGGCCAGTACCATTTCCCTGACACCGGGCACTGTAACTGCCCACTACGACAGCGATGCCGGCACCCTGCTGATTCACGCCCTGCATGTTACTGATGAAGATGCGCTGGTGCGGCAGATCAAGGACCAGTATGAGCGGCCGTTGAAGGAGATTTTCCAGTGA
- a CDS encoding monovalent cation/H+ antiporter subunit D, with translation MNHLMIMPIVIPLLTGAFLLVMYRYNIGRQRSLSIGSTLLLVVFAVWAVLQAGVTDYTLYRLGNWQPPFGIVLVLDRLTAIMLLLTALLSLFCVLYASRGSDREGSHFHALLQFQLMGINGAFLTGDLFNLFVFFEVLLIASYALLLHGGGRARSRAGLHYVIINLAGSALFLLALGILYGIAGTLNMADLAHVIANAPEADLPLLKAASLLLMVVFGIKAALLPLLFWLPRAYSAASAPVAALFAIMTKVGFYAMVRVFLLVFGLDQAAPANDTVLAWLWPMALVTLALGAIGVLGAASLRTLTAYMVIVSVGILLATLSRNDEQLLAASLFYLLHSTCMTAVFFLLADLIGRYRDNGYDRFSIISPLSHRWILGSVFLVAAVSMASLPPFSGFVSKAWILQSSSHLPDYLWLWGAILISGLLIIAALSRAGSGWFWRPEEHTGKTVPALDSARTATVCVMVTISFLLALFAQPVMDYLAAAAQLVYQPSGYVDAVLGDYVRQGGEVTE, from the coding sequence ATGAACCACCTGATGATCATGCCCATCGTGATACCCCTGCTGACGGGCGCCTTCCTGCTGGTGATGTACCGCTACAACATTGGCCGCCAACGGTCACTGAGTATCGGGTCCACCCTTTTGCTGGTGGTGTTCGCGGTGTGGGCTGTTCTCCAGGCGGGTGTCACGGATTACACCCTGTACCGTCTTGGCAACTGGCAGCCACCCTTCGGGATTGTGCTGGTGCTGGACCGGCTCACCGCCATCATGCTGCTACTGACCGCTCTGCTGAGCCTGTTCTGCGTTCTCTATGCCAGCCGTGGCTCGGACCGCGAGGGCTCCCACTTCCATGCCCTGCTGCAGTTTCAGCTCATGGGTATCAACGGTGCGTTCCTCACCGGGGACCTGTTCAATCTGTTCGTGTTCTTCGAGGTGCTGCTCATCGCCTCCTACGCACTGCTGCTTCATGGTGGTGGGCGCGCGCGCAGCCGGGCCGGCCTGCACTACGTCATCATCAACCTGGCTGGTTCGGCGCTTTTCCTGCTGGCGCTTGGCATCCTCTATGGCATTGCCGGCACACTGAACATGGCTGACCTGGCCCATGTGATTGCCAATGCCCCGGAGGCGGACCTGCCCTTGCTGAAAGCTGCTTCGCTCCTGCTGATGGTGGTATTCGGTATCAAGGCCGCCCTGCTACCGCTGCTGTTCTGGCTACCGCGGGCCTATTCAGCGGCCAGTGCACCCGTCGCGGCGCTGTTCGCCATCATGACCAAAGTAGGTTTTTACGCCATGGTGCGGGTGTTTCTGCTGGTATTTGGCCTGGATCAAGCCGCACCTGCCAACGATACGGTATTGGCGTGGCTGTGGCCCATGGCCCTGGTAACGCTGGCACTGGGAGCCATTGGCGTACTGGGCGCCGCCAGCCTGCGAACTCTGACCGCCTACATGGTCATAGTCTCCGTGGGGATACTGCTGGCAACTTTGTCCCGCAACGACGAACAGCTTCTGGCCGCCAGCCTGTTCTACCTGCTGCACAGCACCTGTATGACGGCGGTGTTTTTCCTGCTGGCAGACCTGATCGGGCGTTACCGTGACAACGGTTACGACCGTTTCTCCATCATCTCGCCGCTGTCCCACCGCTGGATTCTGGGCAGTGTGTTTCTGGTTGCCGCCGTCAGTATGGCCAGTCTGCCGCCCTTCAGCGGGTTCGTCAGCAAAGCATGGATTCTGCAATCCTCCTCCCACCTGCCAGACTATCTCTGGCTGTGGGGGGCCATTCTCATTTCCGGACTGTTAATCATCGCAGCCCTGAGCAGGGCCGGGTCCGGTTGGTTCTGGCGGCCGGAGGAACACACTGGTAAAACCGTCCCGGCACTGGACAGCGCCCGCACTGCCACCGTGTGTGTGATGGTTACCATCAGCTTCCTTCTTGCGCTTTTTGCCCAACCGGTGATGGATTACCTGGCGGCAGCCGCCCAGCTTGTTTACCAGCCATCCGGCTACGTCGATGCGGTGTTGGGTGATTACGTCCGCCAGGGTGGGGAGGTGACCGAATGA
- a CDS encoding Na+/H+ antiporter subunit C, protein MELVVAITLGVLTSTGVYLMLRARTFSVVLGLTLLSHGVNLFLFSMGRLTTASPAVIGLVENYTDPLPQALVLTAIVISFSMTAFVVVLALKAAVELRSDHVDGEDPNEDRQ, encoded by the coding sequence ATGGAGCTGGTGGTTGCCATTACCCTGGGCGTGCTGACCAGCACCGGTGTGTACCTGATGCTACGGGCCCGCACCTTCTCCGTGGTGCTGGGTCTGACGCTCCTATCACATGGCGTAAACCTGTTCCTGTTCAGCATGGGCCGGCTGACCACTGCTTCTCCGGCCGTGATCGGGCTGGTGGAGAACTATACCGATCCACTCCCCCAGGCCCTTGTACTCACCGCCATTGTGATCAGTTTTTCGATGACGGCGTTTGTCGTGGTACTGGCCCTGAAAGCGGCGGTGGAACTGCGCAGTGATCATGTGGATGGCGAAGATCCGAATGAGGACCGCCAATGA